In Methanothermococcus thermolithotrophicus DSM 2095, one DNA window encodes the following:
- a CDS encoding SIS domain-containing protein produces the protein MVELFSNAVNSLIENLEVLKKFELDDELKNKVEQFLEIITNSKNIFIYGVGRSGLVGKAFAMRLMHLGLNSYFVGESTCPAIKKGDSLIVISCSGETSSVVNVLKKVQDMNKESKNIKTVSITRKCNNTVEKLSDLWIPLEILNKKDFPMGTLFEEISLIFLDIVTTLLMKKLGISEEEMKKNHNNLQ, from the coding sequence GTGGTTGAGTTGTTTTCAAATGCCGTAAACTCATTAATAGAAAATTTGGAGGTTTTAAAAAAATTCGAACTCGATGACGAATTAAAAAATAAAGTAGAACAATTTTTAGAAATTATAACCAACTCAAAAAATATCTTTATTTATGGAGTAGGTAGAAGTGGACTTGTTGGAAAGGCATTTGCCATGAGACTTATGCACTTAGGATTAAACTCATATTTTGTGGGAGAATCAACCTGTCCAGCAATTAAAAAAGGGGATTCATTAATAGTTATCTCATGTAGTGGGGAAACATCCTCTGTTGTTAATGTTTTAAAAAAAGTCCAAGATATGAATAAGGAATCAAAGAATATTAAAACTGTTTCAATAACACGAAAATGCAATAATACAGTTGAAAAATTATCCGACCTTTGGATACCTTTAGAAATATTGAATAAAAAGGATTTTCCAATGGGCACACTTTTTGAAGAGATTTCCCTCATATTTTTGGACATAGTAACTACATTACTAATGAAAAAACTTGGAATCTCAGAAGAGGAAATGAAAAAAAATCACAATAACCTACAGTAA
- a CDS encoding geranylgeranylglyceryl/heptaprenylglyceryl phosphate synthase, producing MSIKIGKTESKLNSIIEEEGALYFVLIDPDESNYAEVAEKVKDYADAIIIGGSISITNLDEITKDIKEITNLPTILFPGNVDGLTPHADAVFYMSLMNSKNPYWMINAPTLGSITIKKYGLETIPMAYLGIEPIQRTAVGFVGEVNEIPQRKPEIAGMYCLSASYFGMRWAYLEAGSGAEYPVSNEIIGISKKLSGINIIVGGGIRKPEIAYEKVLSGADAVVTGTLIEKNPNAVKEMRDAIKKAGKDKLNKNRRFL from the coding sequence ATGAGCATAAAAATAGGTAAAACAGAATCCAAATTGAACAGTATAATTGAAGAAGAAGGAGCTCTCTATTTTGTTTTAATTGACCCTGATGAAAGTAACTATGCAGAAGTTGCAGAAAAAGTCAAAGATTACGCTGATGCCATAATAATCGGAGGAAGCATCAGCATAACAAACTTAGACGAAATTACAAAAGATATAAAAGAAATTACAAACCTTCCTACGATTCTATTCCCTGGAAACGTAGATGGACTAACACCTCATGCCGATGCAGTATTTTACATGTCACTTATGAACTCCAAAAACCCGTACTGGATGATAAACGCCCCTACATTAGGTTCAATTACAATTAAAAAGTATGGTCTGGAAACCATACCAATGGCGTATTTAGGTATTGAACCTATCCAAAGAACTGCTGTAGGGTTCGTTGGAGAAGTTAACGAAATACCTCAGAGAAAACCAGAAATAGCTGGGATGTACTGTTTATCTGCATCATACTTTGGAATGAGATGGGCATACTTGGAGGCGGGAAGTGGAGCAGAATATCCAGTAAGTAATGAAATAATAGGTATTTCAAAAAAATTAAGTGGCATAAATATTATAGTCGGAGGGGGCATCAGAAAACCAGAAATAGCCTATGAAAAGGTTTTAAGTGGTGCTGATGCAGTTGTAACTGGAACGCTGATTGAGAAAAATCCAAATGCAGTTAAAGAAATGAGGGACGCCATAAAAAAGGCCGGAAAAGACAAATTGAACAAAAACCGAAGGTTTTTGTAG
- a CDS encoding 3-dehydroquinate synthase II produces the protein MKFGWILANGESWDERKENVKDALESSIPGVMVNREDIESVRELGNISVISNDLGADIVVINKNEDLEILKNAWELGKKTGVYVPIESKEDEVFASEVSRLEYVNYIILEGKDWTIIPLENLIADLFNEDVKIVAVVNSVDEAETSYEILEKGVDGVVLIPKDTNEIKEFSRLIEKMNAEKIELDVATIVNVEPVGSGDRVCIDTCSMMKTGEGMLIGSYSRGMFLVHSETVENPYVSTRPFRVNAGPVHAYILCPGNKTKYLSELKAGDRVLVINSEGMTKETVIGRVKIEKRPLMLIEAEYNGDIIRTVLQNAETIRLVGEDGQPISVVDLKPGDKVLIKADENARHFGMAIKETIIEK, from the coding sequence ATGAAATTCGGATGGATACTGGCAAATGGAGAATCATGGGATGAAAGGAAAGAAAACGTAAAAGATGCACTGGAAAGTTCAATTCCAGGTGTAATGGTTAACAGAGAAGATATTGAAAGTGTAAGAGAACTAGGAAACATATCGGTAATATCAAATGATTTAGGTGCAGATATTGTTGTAATAAACAAAAACGAAGATTTAGAAATTTTAAAGAATGCATGGGAACTGGGCAAAAAGACTGGAGTCTATGTTCCTATTGAAAGTAAAGAAGATGAAGTATTTGCTTCAGAAGTTAGCAGACTCGAATACGTCAACTACATTATTTTGGAGGGAAAAGACTGGACAATAATTCCTCTAGAAAACCTCATTGCAGACTTATTTAATGAAGACGTAAAAATAGTTGCAGTAGTTAACAGCGTTGATGAAGCTGAAACATCCTATGAAATCTTAGAAAAAGGTGTTGATGGAGTCGTATTAATTCCGAAAGACACCAACGAAATCAAAGAGTTCTCAAGATTGATAGAAAAAATGAATGCAGAAAAAATAGAACTAGATGTTGCCACAATTGTAAATGTTGAACCTGTTGGAAGTGGAGACAGAGTTTGTATAGATACCTGTTCAATGATGAAAACTGGAGAAGGTATGTTAATAGGTTCTTACTCAAGAGGCATGTTTTTAGTTCATTCTGAAACTGTTGAAAACCCATACGTTTCCACAAGACCATTTAGAGTAAATGCTGGCCCAGTCCATGCATACATCCTATGCCCAGGAAATAAGACAAAATATTTAAGTGAGTTAAAAGCAGGGGATAGAGTCTTAGTAATTAACAGCGAAGGAATGACAAAAGAAACAGTTATTGGCAGAGTTAAAATAGAAAAAAGACCATTAATGCTTATTGAAGCTGAATACAACGGAGACATAATAAGAACTGTACTCCAAAACGCTGAAACTATAAGGTTGGTCGGAGAAGATGGGCAACCAATATCTGTGGTAGATTTAAAACCAGGGGATAAAGTTTTAATAAAAGCCGATGAAAACGCAAGACATTTTGGAATGGCCATTAAAGAGACTATTATAGAAAAATAG
- a CDS encoding DNA-directed DNA polymerase II small subunit — protein MIEDFLSAEVLLSPHAYKRIKELEENRRLNLINKIKKFKNSNDSMILLDAHFLNIFLNNDLENILNNYKNFDFMAYYTSDGFSKEEDVNSIQHIEPNLNEVGRQLEDGISNSTEDILDSPLNRAPVQVEELYKKVEVKEEDSIECKYSTKDSDGERNYRLNEIRSIRESINKKINYLAKDIETKLHVYNDIDVTGKSTCEGTIEDFVKYFRDRYNRIKKIIEAKSGRRAYPLSKIYNRKREDNVFVVGIITEINTTKNGHKRIIIEDEKDSFTVLMMKDKILNGELPDDILLDEVIGFEGAINDKGDAMFANRAIRPDVTPRSPKCTDEKVYTAFLSDIHVGSHEFMEKTFKKFIEFLNGDVNNGLEEKIVSRLKYISIAGDLVDGVGIYPGQEYDLYEVDIISQYREVATYLEQIPDHIQVIISPGNHDALRPAEPQPALPDKITNLFEGDNFTFVANPGMVNIHGLDLLLYHGRSFDDVIGQISTAKYTEPSSIMKELLKRRHLCPTYGGRCPIAPEHIDYLAIEREPDIFHTGHIHINGYGIYKGVAMINSGTFQEQTSFQKKMGIHPTPGIVPILDMSKIGTGGYYLEWNNGKLEVKQ, from the coding sequence ATGATTGAGGACTTTTTAAGTGCTGAGGTTCTACTTTCACCGCACGCCTACAAAAGAATTAAAGAGCTCGAAGAAAACAGACGATTAAACTTAATAAATAAAATTAAAAAATTTAAGAATTCAAACGATAGCATGATCCTATTAGATGCTCATTTTTTAAACATTTTTTTAAACAATGATTTGGAAAATATTTTGAATAATTATAAAAATTTTGATTTTATGGCATACTATACCTCTGATGGATTTTCTAAAGAAGAAGACGTAAATTCTATTCAACATATTGAACCTAATTTAAATGAAGTAGGAAGACAGTTGGAAGATGGTATTAGTAATTCAACTGAAGACATATTGGATAGTCCTTTAAACAGAGCTCCGGTACAGGTTGAAGAGTTGTATAAGAAAGTTGAAGTAAAAGAGGAGGACAGTATCGAGTGCAAATATAGTACTAAAGATAGCGATGGTGAAAGAAATTATAGGTTAAATGAGATAAGGAGCATAAGGGAAAGCATAAATAAAAAAATTAATTATCTGGCTAAGGATATTGAAACTAAACTGCATGTTTACAATGATATAGATGTAACTGGAAAATCTACCTGTGAAGGTACAATTGAAGACTTTGTTAAATACTTTAGAGATAGATACAACAGAATTAAAAAGATTATAGAGGCTAAATCTGGGAGAAGGGCCTATCCTTTAAGTAAAATTTACAACAGGAAACGAGAGGATAACGTTTTTGTTGTGGGAATAATCACCGAAATAAATACTACCAAAAACGGCCATAAAAGGATAATAATAGAGGACGAAAAAGATTCTTTCACAGTTCTCATGATGAAGGACAAGATTTTAAATGGTGAGCTCCCTGACGATATTTTACTGGATGAAGTTATTGGCTTTGAAGGGGCCATTAACGATAAGGGAGACGCAATGTTTGCCAATAGGGCCATAAGACCAGACGTAACTCCAAGAAGCCCTAAATGTACTGATGAAAAAGTTTATACTGCATTTTTATCAGATATTCACGTTGGAAGTCATGAATTCATGGAAAAAACATTTAAGAAGTTTATAGAGTTTTTAAATGGGGATGTGAATAATGGGTTAGAGGAAAAAATCGTAAGTAGGTTGAAGTATATTTCAATTGCCGGGGATTTGGTTGATGGAGTGGGGATATATCCAGGTCAGGAGTATGATTTATACGAAGTGGATATTATTTCCCAATATAGGGAAGTGGCAACATATTTAGAACAGATTCCAGATCATATCCAAGTAATAATCTCTCCAGGGAACCACGATGCATTAAGACCTGCTGAACCACAGCCTGCACTACCTGATAAAATAACAAATCTCTTTGAAGGAGATAACTTTACCTTTGTAGCAAATCCAGGAATGGTAAATATTCATGGTTTAGATTTATTGCTGTATCATGGTAGAAGTTTCGACGACGTGATAGGTCAAATTTCAACTGCAAAATATACCGAACCCAGTTCGATAATGAAAGAACTTTTAAAAAGAAGGCATTTATGTCCGACCTATGGTGGAAGGTGCCCAATTGCTCCAGAACATATAGACTATCTGGCAATTGAACGGGAGCCCGATATATTCCATACCGGCCATATCCATATTAACGGATACGGTATATACAAAGGCGTGGCAATGATAAATAGCGGAACTTTCCAAGAACAAACTTCATTCCAGAAAAAAATGGGTATCCACCCTACTCCAGGTATAGTTCCAATACTCGATATGTCTAAAATAGGGACAGGAGGATATTATTTAGAATGGAATAATGGAAAATTGGAAGTTAAACAATGA
- a CDS encoding RIO1 family regulatory kinase/ATPase, with amino-acid sequence MKEEDWKVLKIIEILMKHHEWVPLDEIIRKTGFHGKEVLFRLRRLDKFKLINRSSYGYRLSHWGYDILAINAFVKKGLIVAIGGKLGVGKEGDVYNILLENNREAVLKFHKLGRTCFTRGKRYRDYLANKRHISWLYASRLTAEKEFNVLDRLFPIVKVPEPIEQNRHAIIMGKLNGDELKKVDLGALDIDINKFFWDIIDEVKKAYNLGYVHGDLSEFNILVDQEGNFVIIDWPQAIEVGKKGKIYNLPFDEVEYDSEFYLKRDLENLLRYFKKYGIRENVENLYNYVTEK; translated from the coding sequence ATGAAGGAAGAAGACTGGAAAGTACTGAAGATAATAGAAATACTGATGAAACACCATGAATGGGTTCCATTAGATGAAATAATTAGAAAAACGGGTTTTCATGGAAAAGAAGTGCTTTTCAGATTGAGAAGACTGGATAAATTCAAACTCATAAATAGATCTAGCTACGGATATAGACTTTCTCACTGGGGTTATGATATCCTGGCTATAAATGCATTTGTTAAAAAAGGCCTTATTGTTGCAATAGGAGGTAAATTGGGAGTTGGAAAGGAAGGGGACGTGTACAATATACTTCTTGAAAACAACAGAGAAGCAGTTTTAAAGTTCCATAAGTTAGGAAGAACTTGTTTTACAAGAGGAAAAAGGTATAGGGATTATTTAGCCAATAAAAGGCATATAAGCTGGCTTTATGCTTCTAGATTAACTGCAGAAAAGGAATTTAATGTTTTAGATAGGCTTTTTCCCATAGTTAAAGTCCCGGAACCAATAGAACAAAATAGGCATGCAATTATTATGGGAAAACTAAATGGGGATGAATTAAAAAAGGTAGATTTAGGAGCTCTAGATATCGATATAAATAAGTTCTTCTGGGATATTATTGATGAAGTAAAAAAGGCCTATAACTTAGGATACGTTCATGGAGATTTAAGTGAATTCAATATTTTGGTAGATCAAGAAGGGAACTTTGTAATTATAGACTGGCCTCAAGCTATAGAAGTTGGAAAAAAGGGAAAGATATATAATTTACCATTTGATGAAGTTGAGTACGATAGTGAATTTTATTTAAAAAGAGATTTGGAAAACTTACTTAGATACTTTAAAAAATATGGAATAAGGGAAAATGTGGAAAATCTATATAACTACGTTACAGAAAAATAA